From Mastacembelus armatus chromosome 13, fMasArm1.2, whole genome shotgun sequence, one genomic window encodes:
- the spred3 gene encoding sprouty-related, EVH1 domain-containing protein 3, which yields MTCRLCQSHTGSESSSNSRKEMLPKPITIVTSESSSTCFVRSEEFSFGSSHAVTTQTPAQIHTRPGQHQLSQMTAILNPPAPPPPPPAPPTPPVGPPASTPLSPLSPTISLLEEGDLHSVDPCKDLWGSRGYEDYRRAGATRTMVGGLTGGVVVGGGGSLQDKSELCVVRFEKELTGVGTAGCDVTVSLDSKASQRLSSSSPTCMSMPNAVSGVSSGAGSPQETGKGSPSPCCIHTSLATPRSRTRKRGGASSSGDPGVISPDDDSPCPQASSSCSSRCVYCRSVFSASENGRGRCRDAPDPALHCLRQWTCVWCAESLLYHCMSDSEGEFWEPCSCDDSMGGHPHPLCCARWLALLALSLFVPCMCCYLPLRACLRCGERCGCCGGKHKAVR from the exons CCAAACCCATCACCATAGTGACGAGCGAGTCGTCGTCTACCTGCTTCGTGCGTTCAGAAGAGTTCAGTTTTGGATCCAGCCATGCTGTCACCACACAGACACCTGCTCAG ATCCACACCAGGCCAGGACAGCACCAGCTCTCACAAATGACGGCTATCTTGAATCCCCCAGCACCCCCACCACCGCCGCCTGCTCCACCTACTCCTCCTGTGGGTCCCCCAGCCTCAACTCCTCTGTCCCCACTTTCACCAACCATTTCTCTGCTGGAGGAAGGCGACCTGCATAGTGTGGATCCTTGCAAAGACCTGTGGGGTTCTCGAGGCTATGAGGACTACCGACGGGCAGGGGCAACCAGGACTATGGTTGGGGGGCTGACCGGGGGTGTGGTTGTCGGTGGTGGAGGGAGTCTACAGGACAAGTCTGAGCTGTGTGTGGTTCGCTTCGAGAAGGAGCTGACAGGAGTGGGGACAGCAGGCTGTGATGTGACCGTGAGCCTGGACAGTAAAGCTTCGCAGCGTCTGTCCTCATCATCGCCCACCTGTATGTCCATGCCCAATGCTGTGTCAGGTGTGTCCTCAGGTGCTGGCTCACCCCAGGAGACAGGCAAAGGCTCGCCCTCTCCCTGCTGCATCCACACCTCACTGGCCACACCCCGGTCACGGACTCGTAAGAGAGGAGGGGCCAGCAGCAGTGGAGACCCGGGGGTAATCTCCCCCGATGATGACAGCCCATGTCCTCAGGCTTCGTCGTCGTGCTCGTCTCGCTGTGTGTACTGCCGCTCTGTTTTCAGCGCTTCAGAGAACGGGCGGGGCCGCTGCAGAGATGCCCCAGACCCAGCCCTGCACTGCCTACGCCAGTGGACCTGTGTGTGGTGCGCAGAGAGTCTGCTCTATCACTGCATGTCAGactctgagggagagttctgGGAGCCTTGTTCGTGTGATGACTCGATGGGGGGCCACCCACATCCCCTTTGCTGTGCCCGCTGGTTGGCCCTCCTGGCCCTGTCGCTCTTCGTGCCCTGCATGTGCTGCTACCTGCCTTTGCGCGCCTGCCTGCGGTGTGGAGAGAGGTGTGGCTGCTGTGGGGGAAAGCACAAGGCGGTCCGATGA